The genomic interval AGGCACAACTGTTTCTTTTAAAAAACAAAATTTTAAAGAAGTTTAATGAGTTAGGCGCAAATCTTAAAGATATTAAATTTATTATTAGAAAAGGAGGCTCTTTTAAGGAGTAATTATGGATGAAGAAAAAATGAAGAATAAAGTTGAAGATAGATATGATGCATCGCAGATTCAGATATTAAAAGGTCTTGAGGCAGTCCGTCGCAGGCCAGCAATGTATATCGGTGATGTAGGTATCAGAGGTCTGCATCACCTTATATTTGAAGTCGTTGACAATAGTGTTGATGAGGCACTTGCCGGACATTGTGACCATATCAGGGTGACGATTGATAAAGATATTGTTGAGGTTGAAGATAATGGCAGGGGTATTCCCACTGATATGCATCCAACACAGAAAAAATCTGCGCTTGAGGTCGTTATGACAATGCTCCATGCCGGAGGAAAATTTGACGATAAAGTCTACCGGATAAGCGGTGGTTTGCACGGAGTTGGTGTTTCCGCGGTGAATGCACTCTGCGAATTTCTTGAAGCAGAGGTATATCGTGATGGTAAGATATATTTTCAAAGATATAAAAAAGGTGAACCTGAAGAGCCAGTAAAAGTAATAGGAAAGGCAAAGAAAAGAGGTACCAAGATAAGATTTAAACCGGATAAAGACATATTCCGAAAAGTTGAATTTAACAAAGAAATTGTAGCACAACGACTAAGAGAAATTGCATTTTTAAATAAAGGACTAAAGATTGACTTTGAAGATTTAAAATCAGGCACAAAAGAAAGATTCTATTCAACCGAAGGTGTGCTTGACCTTGTCAAATATCTTGATTCGGGCAGGCAAAGACTACACAAACCATTCTATGTCCACGATACCCAGAATGGCATTGAGATTGAAATCGCAATGGAATATAATGATTCATATCTTGAAAATATATTCACATTTGCCAACACAATAAATACCCATGAGGGCGGAACACATCTTATAGGATTCAAATCAGCATTAACGAGAACCCTCAATGAATACGCAAGAAAACACAATCAACTGAAAGAGGACCTTGCTTTTACCGGAGAAGATACCCGGGAAGGGCTCACTGCCGTTGTATCTATAAAGATAAAAGAACCGCAATTTGAAGGACAGACCAAAACAAAATTAGGTAACCCTGAAGCAAAGGGTGCTGTTGAATCCTTGATGAACGAAAAATTTTATGCCTTCCTTGAAGAAAACCCAAGGATTGCAAATGTGATTGTTAATAAAGTCCTGACCGCAGCCAAATCCCGTGAAGCAGCAAGAAAGGCAAGAGAACTAACCCGAAGAAAATCGCTGATTGATAGCGAATTCCTGCCGGGCAAGCTCGCGGATTGCTCCAGTGAGAATCCGGATGAGGCTGAAATATTTGTTGTTGAGGGAGATTCCGCAGGAGGTAGTGCCAAGCAAGGAAGGGATAGAAGATTCCAGGCGATACTACCTTTAAGGGGTAAAATTATCAATGTGGAGAAAAGCGGGTTAAACAAAATTCTCAGCAACGAAGAGATAAGGACATTGATTTCTGCGATTGGCTGTGGTATCGGTGAGGATGACTTTGATATTTCTAAATTGCGATATAAAAAGATTGTGATTATGACCGATGCCGATGTTGATGGCGCGCATATAAGAACTCTTCTTCTTACCTTCTTTTTCAGATTTATGAGGGAATTGATTGATGCCGGAGTTATCTATATTGCCCAACCACCACTATATCGCATCCGTTACGATAAAAAAGAGGAATATTTGTACTCTGACGAAGAACTACAAAAATTCTTAAAAAAACACTCTGGGGAAAAATATGACATTCAGCGTTATAAAGGTCTTGGCGAAATGAATCCTGAGCAGCTCTGGAAGACAACGATGGACCCCGAGAAAAGAATTTTAAAAAAGGTAACGATGGAGGATGCAGCAGAGGCAGATAGGTTATTTTCAATACTTATGGGCGACGAAGTAGAACCCAGAAGAAAATTCATTGAAGAAAATGCAAAATTTGTTGAAAATCTTGATATTTAAGGAGGATTAATGAATCACTTACAGAATCTGAAAGAACTTTCAGAGGCATTTGGTATCTCAGGTTATGAAGATGATATTGTTGAGATACTGAAGGGAAAATTTGCAAAGTATGCAAGGGTTTTAAGAGACCGCATTGGTAGTGTAATTGCTCAGAAGAACGGAACGAATGATAGTCCAAAGATTATGTTCGCAGCACATATGGATGAAATTGGATTTATGGTTAAAGAAATCACAAAAGAAGGTTTCATAAAATTCTTGCCGATTGGTGGCTGGTGGGACGGCAATCTTCCTGGAATGCGCGTACGGGTTAAAAACAAAAAGGGTGAGCTCATTCCCGGGGTTATTGGATTGAAGCCTATCCACGAACTTTCTCCTGAAGAGAGAAAAAAACTTCCTGAAATAGACCATATGTATATTGATGTGGGGGCAACTAAAAATTTTCAAGTTACAGAAAAACTCGGAATAAAACCGGGAGACCCCATTATGCCTGTAGGTCCCTTTGAACAGATGGCGAACGGGGACCTATTGCTTGCCAAGGCATGGGACGACAGGGTCGGTTGTGCATTGCTGGTTGATATGCTACAGGAATTATCCGCAATTGAACATCCCAATACTGCCTATCTCGTGGGTACTGTCCAGGAAGAAGTTGGATTGAGGGGTGCCAAAACATCTGCTTCCTTAATACAGCCCGATTTTGCATTTGCACTTGATGTTAGTATCTGCCGCGATACCCCTGGGAATGGTGCTGATGCAAATGAAAAACTTGGCGCTGGTGTAGCAATTCTTATTTATGATCGGACAATGATACCACACAAAAATTTAAGGGATTTTGTAATAGAACTTGCAGAAACCAATAACATTCCGTATCATCTAACATCAATCAAGGGGGGATATGATACGGGCGCTATTCACCTCACAAATTTTGGCGTACCCAGTCTGGCATTGGGTATTCCAACGAGGTATGTCCACTCCGCCTCAAGTATCATATCTTATGAAGATTACGAGAATCTTTTGAAGTTAACGATACTCATTGTTAAAAATTTAAACCGTGAGGTGATGGAACAAATTTTAAAATAGGAGGAACAATGTCAAAACGTGTAATAAAACCCGGAGCAATCTACTACATCTGGACCACAACCAAGGACTGTATTGAAATATTCAATGACCCTCACTGGGCAAGATTCCTTTTATTATCCATTGGCTACCATCGCTATATGCTGAATTACAAAATCTATGGCTATCTAATAATGCCCGAATCGTTTTATGTTATAATACAACCCGGGAAAATGTTTACTGTTTCAAAAATAATGAAATTGATTAAGGGAAACTTCGCAAGAAAATATAATGAAGTAAAAAAAAGAGAAGGTACGGTCTGGTCACAAAGTTTTGATGCGGAGCTTGTTGAAAATATGGCACAGTTAAAGGAACATCTTGATTACATCCACATGCAGCCGGTCAACCGCGGGCTTGCCAAAGATCCCGGGGAATATGAATTTTCAAGTTACAACAACTATTCTCGTGCCCGTCGAACCACTATTCAACTGGTGATAGACTCATTACCCGAAGATTTTAAATGAACTGACACAAATAATTGACACAATTTGCTTTTTAATTATAATCAATTATGCTTTCCCGAGTTCTATCCTGTGCTACTTTTGGCATTGAAGGATATTTAGTAAATGTAGAAGTAGACCTTTCGGGTGGTCTTCCGGCATTTACTACAGTGGGGCTTCCGGACAATGCGGTAAAGGAATCTAAAGACCGTGTATATGCTGCGATAAAGAATGCAGGTTTCCGTTTTCCCTCAAAAAGAATCACAGTAAATTTAGCACCTGCTGATATAAAAAAAGAAGGTTCAAGTTTTGACTTACCAATTGCCATAGGTATTCTTGCAGCATCACAAACTGTTCGCACGGGCAGTCTTGATCGCTATGCGATTCTTGGTGAATTATCGCTTGACGGTTCATTAAGGCCGATAAAGGGTGCAATATCAATCTCGCTCGCTGCCCGGGCAAACAAACTTGATGGTTTGATTCTACCATCAGCAAATGCAAAAGAGGCTGCGATAGTTGAAGACATAAATGTCTATGGTTTTGATAACCTGATTGAAGTTGTAGCATTTTTGAATGGTGAAATACAGGTAAATCCCGTAAGCGTTGACCGAGAAGGCATATTCAAATCAGCCTCTAAATACCCTATTGACTTTGCCGAAGTAAAAGGGCAGTATCATGCAAAGAGGGCATTGGAAATTGCTGCGGCTGGTGGTCATAATATATTGATGATCGGACCACCCGGCACAGGAAAAACGATGCTCGCACGCAGGCTTGTTACAATACTTCCACCAATGACCCTGCAGGAAGCACTTGAAACAACAAAGATTCATTCAGTTGCCGGAATCCTTCCGCCGGGCGAATCACTTATTGGCACAAGGCCATTTCGCTCACCCCACCACACAATCTCTGACGCCGGGATAATTGGTGGTGGCCATATCCCAAAACCCGGCGAGGTTTCGCTGGCGCACAATGGGGTATTATTCCTTGACGAGTTGCCCGAATTTCATAAAAATGTCCTTGAAGTCTTACGCCAGCCCCTTGAGGATGGTTCGGTTACGATCGGCAGGGCAAAAGTTACCCTCACTTATCCTGCCCGTTTTATGCTCGCCGCGGCAATGAATCCATGCCCCTGTGGGTATTTTACTGACCCATATCATGAATGCAGATGCACACCAGTTCAAATCCAGCATTATCGGGCAAAGATCTCAGGACCACTACTTGACCGCATTGATATACATATTGAGGTTCCCGGGCTTAAATACGATGAGCTCAAATCAGCCCAACCCGGAGAATCGTCCGAAGAGATAAAGAAAAGGGTAACAAGGGCAAGAGAAATTCAATTAAATAGATTCAAAGATACAAAAAGAAAGATATTCTGCAACGCCCATATGGAAACAAAGGACATAAGAAAATACTGTACAATAGACGAAGAATCGCAAAATCTCCTTAAAACTGCGATAGAAAAATTTGGACTCTCTGCCCGTGCCTATGATAAAATATTAAAGGTCGCAAGAACCATAGCCGACCTGGAATCGAGTGATGTTATAAAAGTTCAGCATATTGCTGAAGCAATACAATACAGGAGTCTTGATAAAGATGTCTGGCAAAAATTATAAATTAACATTAAAAAAATTGGCGAAACAAATAATTGGTCTTAATGAAGAGGTTGTGCTTCTGGATGGCTCAAAAAGAAGATATATAAATTTTGATAATGCCGCGAGCACACCTGCACTACTACCCGTTCAGAAAAAAATCGGCGAATTTTTAAAATGGTATTCAAATGTCCATCGTGGTACTGGATTCAAATCACAACTCTCTTCATGGGTCTTTGAAGAAGCAAGGAATATAATTGCAGATTTTGTCAAAGCCGATGACAATTGCTGTGTAATATTCTGTAAAAATACAACCGAGGCAATAAATAAACTTTCCAGCAGGTTCCAATGTCCTGCCTTGGATAAAGAAAAACCTATCGTCCTTACTACAATTATGGAGCACCACTCAAACGAATTGCCCTGGCGTAAAGTTGCACAGGTGGTTCACATTGAACTAAATCCTGATGGAACAATAAACAAAAATGATTTTTATGAAAAATTAAAAAAATATGCTGGTAGAATACAACTCGTTGCGATAAGTGGGGCATCAAATGTTACCGGCTATATAAATCCGATATATGAATTTGCCCGCCTGACACATGAAGTTGGTGCCCAGATTGCAGTTGATGCCGCACAACTTGCACCTCATAGGCCAATAGATATGAAACCTAAAAACGACCCTGAACATATTGATTATCTGTCTTTCTCCGCCCACAAAATGTATGCACCTTATGGGATAGGTGTCCTCGTCGGTGATAAATCCGCATTTCTGTATGGCACACCTGATGATGTAGGTGGAGGAACTGCGGATATTGTAGACTTGGAGAGTGCCTACTGGAAAGACTTGCCCGAAAGAGAAGAAGCTGGAACCCCTGATATAATCGGTGTCGTTGCCCTTGCCGAGGTTATCAGACTGATTAATAAGGTGGGGTTTGACGAGATAATTAAACACGAAACCAAACTCACTGCCTATGCCCTTAAAGAACTGAACAAAATTCCAGAAATAATCATTTATGGTGACCGAGACCCGAAAAATGCACATAACCGACTGGGGGTCATCTCTTTTAACATCAAGGGAATGCACCATGCACTCGTCTCTGCAATCTTAAGTTATGAAGGTGGCATTGGGGTTCGTAATGGTTGTTTCTGTGCCCACCCCTATGTAAAGTGCCTGCTCGGTGTTACACAGGAAGAAGCAAAAAAGATTGAAAAAATGATTATAAATAGGGACCGTTCTGAAATACCGGGTGCGGTGAGAATAAGCTTTGGAATTTATAATACGAAAAAAGAGATTGATTTTCTAATAGAAATGCTGCAAAAGATTGTAAGAAAAGAATACAGAGGCAAATATCTTTTGGACAAAGAACGGGGCGAATACTATCCCGAAAACTTCAAATTTAATTTCTCAGAATTTTTTGATTTTGATTAAAGATTGAAATAGAAAGGGGGGTTCTGATCCGAAATCAGAACCCCTTTATTTTTTATTCTTCTTATTTCACCAGAACAATCTTTTGCTTTTTTATACCGTCAGGCAAGTTAAAGAATAGATAATAGATCCCCTGGGGCATTTTTGCCATTGAAATTGACTCTCTATGTTCACCTTTTGCGTAGAATTTTTCATTGGTATAAACGCAGGCACCTAAAATATTATAGATTTTGATCTCTACCTTGCCTGATTTATTAAG from candidate division WOR-3 bacterium carries:
- a CDS encoding aminotransferase class V-fold PLP-dependent enzyme, with amino-acid sequence MSGKNYKLTLKKLAKQIIGLNEEVVLLDGSKRRYINFDNAASTPALLPVQKKIGEFLKWYSNVHRGTGFKSQLSSWVFEEARNIIADFVKADDNCCVIFCKNTTEAINKLSSRFQCPALDKEKPIVLTTIMEHHSNELPWRKVAQVVHIELNPDGTINKNDFYEKLKKYAGRIQLVAISGASNVTGYINPIYEFARLTHEVGAQIAVDAAQLAPHRPIDMKPKNDPEHIDYLSFSAHKMYAPYGIGVLVGDKSAFLYGTPDDVGGGTADIVDLESAYWKDLPEREEAGTPDIIGVVALAEVIRLINKVGFDEIIKHETKLTAYALKELNKIPEIIIYGDRDPKNAHNRLGVISFNIKGMHHALVSAILSYEGGIGVRNGCFCAHPYVKCLLGVTQEEAKKIEKMIINRDRSEIPGAVRISFGIYNTKKEIDFLIEMLQKIVRKEYRGKYLLDKERGEYYPENFKFNFSEFFDFD
- a CDS encoding YifB family Mg chelatase-like AAA ATPase, yielding MLSRVLSCATFGIEGYLVNVEVDLSGGLPAFTTVGLPDNAVKESKDRVYAAIKNAGFRFPSKRITVNLAPADIKKEGSSFDLPIAIGILAASQTVRTGSLDRYAILGELSLDGSLRPIKGAISISLAARANKLDGLILPSANAKEAAIVEDINVYGFDNLIEVVAFLNGEIQVNPVSVDREGIFKSASKYPIDFAEVKGQYHAKRALEIAAAGGHNILMIGPPGTGKTMLARRLVTILPPMTLQEALETTKIHSVAGILPPGESLIGTRPFRSPHHTISDAGIIGGGHIPKPGEVSLAHNGVLFLDELPEFHKNVLEVLRQPLEDGSVTIGRAKVTLTYPARFMLAAAMNPCPCGYFTDPYHECRCTPVQIQHYRAKISGPLLDRIDIHIEVPGLKYDELKSAQPGESSEEIKKRVTRAREIQLNRFKDTKRKIFCNAHMETKDIRKYCTIDEESQNLLKTAIEKFGLSARAYDKILKVARTIADLESSDVIKVQHIAEAIQYRSLDKDVWQKL
- a CDS encoding M42 family metallopeptidase, producing the protein MNHLQNLKELSEAFGISGYEDDIVEILKGKFAKYARVLRDRIGSVIAQKNGTNDSPKIMFAAHMDEIGFMVKEITKEGFIKFLPIGGWWDGNLPGMRVRVKNKKGELIPGVIGLKPIHELSPEERKKLPEIDHMYIDVGATKNFQVTEKLGIKPGDPIMPVGPFEQMANGDLLLAKAWDDRVGCALLVDMLQELSAIEHPNTAYLVGTVQEEVGLRGAKTSASLIQPDFAFALDVSICRDTPGNGADANEKLGAGVAILIYDRTMIPHKNLRDFVIELAETNNIPYHLTSIKGGYDTGAIHLTNFGVPSLALGIPTRYVHSASSIISYEDYENLLKLTILIVKNLNREVMEQILK
- a CDS encoding transposase; this encodes MSKRVIKPGAIYYIWTTTKDCIEIFNDPHWARFLLLSIGYHRYMLNYKIYGYLIMPESFYVIIQPGKMFTVSKIMKLIKGNFARKYNEVKKREGTVWSQSFDAELVENMAQLKEHLDYIHMQPVNRGLAKDPGEYEFSSYNNYSRARRTTIQLVIDSLPEDFK
- the gyrB gene encoding DNA topoisomerase (ATP-hydrolyzing) subunit B, whose amino-acid sequence is MDEEKMKNKVEDRYDASQIQILKGLEAVRRRPAMYIGDVGIRGLHHLIFEVVDNSVDEALAGHCDHIRVTIDKDIVEVEDNGRGIPTDMHPTQKKSALEVVMTMLHAGGKFDDKVYRISGGLHGVGVSAVNALCEFLEAEVYRDGKIYFQRYKKGEPEEPVKVIGKAKKRGTKIRFKPDKDIFRKVEFNKEIVAQRLREIAFLNKGLKIDFEDLKSGTKERFYSTEGVLDLVKYLDSGRQRLHKPFYVHDTQNGIEIEIAMEYNDSYLENIFTFANTINTHEGGTHLIGFKSALTRTLNEYARKHNQLKEDLAFTGEDTREGLTAVVSIKIKEPQFEGQTKTKLGNPEAKGAVESLMNEKFYAFLEENPRIANVIVNKVLTAAKSREAARKARELTRRKSLIDSEFLPGKLADCSSENPDEAEIFVVEGDSAGGSAKQGRDRRFQAILPLRGKIINVEKSGLNKILSNEEIRTLISAIGCGIGEDDFDISKLRYKKIVIMTDADVDGAHIRTLLLTFFFRFMRELIDAGVIYIAQPPLYRIRYDKKEEYLYSDEELQKFLKKHSGEKYDIQRYKGLGEMNPEQLWKTTMDPEKRILKKVTMEDAAEADRLFSILMGDEVEPRRKFIEENAKFVENLDI